A portion of the Camelus ferus isolate YT-003-E chromosome 16, BCGSAC_Cfer_1.0, whole genome shotgun sequence genome contains these proteins:
- the SUMO2 gene encoding small ubiquitin-related modifier 2 isoform X1 — protein MADEKPKEGVKTENNDHINLKVAGQDGSVVQFKIKRHTPLSKLMKAYCERQGLSMRQIRFRFDGQPINETDTPAQLEMEDEDTIDVFQQQTGGVY, from the exons ATGGCCGACGAAAAGCCCAAG GAAGGAGTCAAGACTGAGAACAACGATCATATTAATTTGAAGGTGGCGGGACAGGATGGTTCTGTGGTGCAGTTTAAGATTAAGAGGCATACACCACTTAGTAAACTAATGAAAGCCTATTGTGAACGACAG GGTTTGTCAATGAGGCAGATCAGATTCCGATTTGATGGGCAGCCAATCAATGAAACAGACACACCTGCACAG TTGGAAATGGAGGATGAAGATACAATTGATGTGTTCCAGCAGCAGACAGGAGGTGTCTACTAA
- the LOC102516917 gene encoding 40S ribosomal protein SA-like gives MSGALDVLQMKEEDVLKFLAAGTRLGGTNLDFQMEQYIYKRKSDDIYIINLKRTWEKLLLAAWAIVAIENPADVSVVASRNTGQRAVLKFAAATGATPIAGRFTPGTFTNQIQAAFREPRLLVVTYPRADHQPLPEASYVNLPTIALCNTDSPLRCVDIAIPCNNKGAHSGGLMLWMLAWEVLCMHGTISREHPWEVMPDLYFYRDPEEIEKEEQAAAEKAVTKDEFQGEWTAPAPEFTATQPEVVDWSEGVQVPSVPIQQFPTEDWSAQPATEDWSAAPTAQATKWVATTTEWS, from the coding sequence ATGTCCGGAGCCCTTGATGTCCTGCAAATGAAGGAGGAGGATGTCCTCAAATTCCTTGCAGCAGGAACTCGCTTAGGTGGCACCAACCTTGACTTCCAAATGGAGCAATACATctacaaaaggaaaagtgatgaCATCTACATCATAAATCTGAAAAGAACCTGGGAGAAGCTTCTGTTGGCAGCTTGGGCCATTGTTGCCATTGAAAACCCAGCTGATGTCAGTGTCGTAGCCTCCAGGAATACTGGCCAGCGAGCTGTGCTGAAGTTTGCTGCTGCCACTGGAGCCACGCCTATTGCTGGCCGCTTCACGCCTGGAACCTTCACTAACCAGATCCAGGCAGCTTTCCGGGAGCCGAGACTTCTGGTGGTTACCTATCCCAGGGCTGACCACCAGCCTCTCCCTGAGGCATCTTACGTTAACCTGCCTACCATCGCCCTGTGTAACACGGACTCCCCTCTGCGCTGCGTGGACATTGCCATCCCGTGCAACAACAAGGGAGCTCACTCAGGGGGTCTGATGTTGTGGATGCTTGCCTGGGAGGTTTTGTGCATGCATGGCACCATCTCCCGGGAACACCCGTGGGAGGTCATGCCTGATCTCTACTTCTACAGAGATCCTGaagagattgaaaaggaagagcaGGCTGCAGCTGAAAAGGCCGTGACCAAGGATGAATTTCAGGGTGAATGGACGGCTCCCGCTCCCGAGTTCACTGCTACTCAGCCTGAGGTGGTGGACTGGTCTGAAGGCGTGCAGGTGCCCTCTGTGCCTATTCAGCAGTTCCCTACTGAAGACTGGAGTGCTCAGCCCGCCACTGAAGACTGGTCTGCAGCTCCCACTGCTCAGGCCACCAAATGGGTTGCAACAACCACGGAGTGGTCGTAA
- the SUMO2 gene encoding small ubiquitin-related modifier 2 isoform X2, with the protein MADEKPKEGVKTENNDHINLKVAGQDGSVVQFKIKRHTPLSKLMKAYCERQLEMEDEDTIDVFQQQTGGVY; encoded by the exons ATGGCCGACGAAAAGCCCAAG GAAGGAGTCAAGACTGAGAACAACGATCATATTAATTTGAAGGTGGCGGGACAGGATGGTTCTGTGGTGCAGTTTAAGATTAAGAGGCATACACCACTTAGTAAACTAATGAAAGCCTATTGTGAACGACAG TTGGAAATGGAGGATGAAGATACAATTGATGTGTTCCAGCAGCAGACAGGAGGTGTCTACTAA